TGCCCCGGAAAACGGTATTGTACTTGACCAATTCAACGGAGCTGGAACTACCGGACTTGTGGCAACCAGGCTAGGGCGTCGATACATCGGGATTGAGTTGAATTCGGCCTATGTAGCGATGTCGGAAAGGCGGATCATCTCCGATGCTCCTTTGCTTAACACGCTATGAGAGAAGGTGAATTGGATGTCAGACGGCCGACGCAAGCAATATGCGGGCCCTGAGTTTTATGAACGTAAACTGGAACTCGTCATGGAACGGTTCGGGGTAAAGAAAGACGATTGTGAGTGGAATTGGGACAGGTTTGGCGGGTGGGTACAGTTCCGTTTGAAGGGCGAGCTATACCGATTCGAACACTCTGTTGAAAAGGCGAAAGCCAAAGGGAACAAACTGACATATGGTTCTGACGCCTTTGCGCAGATCGTCCTGACACTCGAGGATTTGGCGAGAATGCAGGAACGCGGGATATACGAATTGACCACCTGGATAGCAGGCCTTAAGTTCCTTCCTCCAGTGGTCGAAGTACCTACCTTCTTTCGTCAGATGGGCTTCACGGACCTGCCAGCCAGCACGGATGACGTCAGAGAGCGGTACCGGACCTTGGCTAAGCAACTGCATCCTGATGCCGGCGGTAATGCGGAAGACTTTCAAAATCTCCAGAAGGCAGCAGAACAAGCGGTGAAGTGGTTTGGGGAGCGAGGGTGATATGGGTGGCCTCGGGGGCAATCGTTGGTGAGTGTCCCGTATGTAATGAATGGATATACGAAGATGAATGGGATTTGGCAGGAGACATCATGGTTCATGCCCGATGCAAGCGTAAGAGATTAAGACTCTGCCAAGACTGCGGGAGCCAGCATGCAAACAAGGTTAAGCACATATCTCTAACGCCTGGTCTTTACTTATCGTTGCCGTCATGGGCATGGCTTTGTCCCAGTTGTACGGATAAACGAGCCGCCGAATATAGGGAGCAAGCAAAGACAGGCCAGGTCAAGTTTCGAGGGTGAGCGCATGAAATGGCTATTCTCCATGTGGGCACGCCAACCGTACACGATACCGTTGATATGGCTAAACATCAGCATGGCAACTCTCACTGGAATCGAGGACTGGCTAAAGGGAACATACCCATTCACACCTGCAATGTGGGTGATGATCGAGATAGCGGCACTATACGGAGTTTATAAGGTGAGGTGATGACATCAAAGCATGCAGAGAAGGTTGACGGGAATAGCTGCTGCGGCGGTGGTACTTGGTGCATTAGGACAGGACATGATGCCTGCTCCATCGATTGCACGGATGCCACGGCGTCAGAGTCACAAGCTCTGGACGTGCAGGAAGTGCAGCGAGAAGTTCCACCCGAACATGAGCAAGTCATTGTGTGACGACTGTATCAAGCGAAGGGATGGGGAATGAGGATGGATGAAATTGAACGCAAGTTTACGATGGATTTGTTAGAGGGATGTCTGAATGAGGAAGGCTATCGTGTCGATCACCGATGGGACGCTTTCACGGAATCATCGTCTGCATTACGCGTATTCCCTAGACGCGCCGAAAATGATCGTCCCACTTTGCGAAAGAGTTTTATCGTGAAGGTCATGTGGCAAGAAGGCGAATCCGAATGAATCAGCGTGTATCCGATGAACGGTTGGATTTTATTGCGAAGAGAATGACGATGGGTGCCTATCCGACGAAAAAGGAATCGCGTGACATCGTTGCTGATTTACAGGATGCGAATGAGGAGATTAAGCGGCTGAATGCGATTGTTAATTCGATTCCAGAGATAGTTAAGCGTGTAACGACATTTCAGCCATCTTTGCGCTCCGCTATTCAACCAATATTAAGAGGTGAATCCTAATGCCACAGTACGATTGGGCGAAGATGGCGCCAAGGGAACCTGTAGCTTGGTTTGCTGAACATATGGAAGAAACGTTGCGGAGAAACGACCATAAAGGCGGTTGGGATGATTGCAGCACACGATGGCTACTCAGCAGGTTACATGAGGAGCTAGACGAACTTGCTGAATCAATGAGTGGTCGTTGTGGTTGTAGAGAAGCGGACTGCCCGCATGTGCTATTAACGCCGTGGGATATGGCGAATAAAGATCGCGTGATTCAAGAGGCAACGGACGTAGCGAATTTCGCGATGATGATAGCGGACAAGGCTAGACATGCTGCTCTACGTGCAAAAGGAGTTGATGTGTGATGGCACTCACAAGAGAACAGGTGGAACAATTGATAGCGGCGTCGGAACGGGCGACAACGCACAGAGGAAAGTGGGTAGTACGGAAAGATACTATCGTTGGCGTAGAGAACCAAGGTGACATATGCGAAGTCAAAGTGGCTAGATTCGAACCGACCACTTATCACAACGCCGAATTCATCGCACAGTCCGGTAACCTCATGCCGGAATTGGCGCGTGGCTATCTGCAAAAGGACGCGGAAATACAACGCAAGAATGCACAGATACAACGGATGCGTGATGAACTTGTACGAGTCGCAAATATGCTAGAGAAGTGGTCAGAAAAGTATCCGAGTAGTGAACTGATGGTGTCCGACACGGTTGAGTTATTGGAGTTTGAAGTCGATAACATTCGTGAATTTCTCGCAGACATAGACGCAAATAGCGGAGCAGACGCAGAGGATGGTGGGACGGAATGATACCTTGGATTGTCTGTTTGTTCAAAGGCCATCTGTGGAAACGAGTGTCTGGATAAGACTGGTGGATTTGTGAAATCGAGAAGTGTCAGAGATGTTCTAAAACACGCGAATTCTAGAAGGGAAGCGGTCAGAGTGACGGATGCAGAAAAGCGACTTCAATTTACACCGACCGAGGAACAAGCATATGCAGCACTTCAACAGTTGATTAACGGGGAACACTCGCTGCACGTACCCCCATTGCCAGAAGACGCAGATATTGTGATTGGAAATGTGATTCGGGAGTGGGAAGCGGCTGATCAGACGATAGCGGAGAAAGATAAAACAGTCACTGATATGAGCGGACAGATTTATAGACTAAACCAGATATTAACAGAGAAGAGTGCGGAGATAGAACAACTCAAAGAAATGTGGAATATCGCTTACGGATATGGTGTGCGAGTCGAGGTTGAAGCGGTAACAGGAGAGATATGGCGGCACTACATCGAAAGGAATGATCTCGCATGACAGATGGGCGCGTGTTGAGTGAGGGAGAGGTCAGCCGGGCTGAACAAGGTTCGTTTTTTACTTCAATTTCAAGATTTATAGCCACGATCCGTGACTTGCAACGCCAGGTGTCGGAGTTAACTGAGGAACGGGACGATTACAAAGCAGCGTTGGAACAAATAGATAACTACCCAAACGGGGAAGCGCTTGTATACGTCGGGGAAATAAAAGGTATCGCGCGTGGGATGTTAGCTAAGCACGCACCACGACAGGAGGATGAGACATGAAGTCACTGCGCCAACGACGCAAAGCTGAAGACGCAGCTCTATCCATAACCATTCAGTCTCACGCGAATCGTGGGCGAAGTCTTGAAACGATGATCAACATGACAAACGCTCAGTACCGCCGAAACAACTGGGCCCTGGTGGATAAGATACCGACGCCTATAAAGAAGTTGCGCGACTACAATCGTGGGACGTTTATCGCCGTGTGGGAAAGCAAATCGAGCGTTGATTACCAGGGCGTCTACAACGGTCGCGCAATCGTGTTCGAGGCTAAGATGTGCCGGGAAGAGAAACGGTTTCCGCTGGCAAACATCCATGACCATCAGATAGCGTACCTTAAGCAAGCTGAACAACAGGGAGCCATTACTTTTCTAACATCGACTTCGCAAAGTTAGATGAGGTGTACTTGGTACCCGGACAGTATGCCGTAAAGTGCTGGCATAACGCGCAGGCAGGGGAGCGCAAATCAATCCCTATCGAAGCTATCCGGGAATTTGGGATGAGAGTGAGAACTGGACGCGGGGTGGTCTTGGATTACCTGACCGTGGTGGACAAGCTGTGGACGAGTGGGATGAAAAATACCGCCGCAGCATAAGCCGGGCGGCAACACTTTAGAAAACCCTAAGGTCTACTATTGCCAATGAACCTATTAACAGTTGTTGTACCTGTTACGCGGTGAGTGTGACCATTAGCGGAATTGAACATAATTGTAAACCTGTGAAAGTGTCTTGGACCGCCACCATGTGGACCTGTTCCGTTAATTGCAGGACCTGTTGTTCCTGAGTAAGTGTGTCTGTGTCCATTCTGGGTGGTAGTAATACCATGAAAGGTATGCATATGGGTACCTGGTTTGAAAATGACCACGTCTGAGACGTTTTCGAACAGATGTGCATGGTTCTTGTTTGTCGAAGTTACGCCGGACATAATGTGCCGGACGCGATTTACCGGGTCCTTTTTTCGAGCCATACAGAATTTCCTCCTTCATGAATGGTTGTTATGCATGAAACGCAAAAGGACATCGTCTTGGAATGGACACGTACCCATACAAATCACAATGGCAAGAAGTGTGAACACATGAGTAGACCACAGGTTATTCACAACCTTCTGCGTATAAGCGGGGTGATTTAATGCAACAACAGGAGGCAAAACCGAAGCAAGAAACGTTTGACCTAGAAGTAGAAAGTTTTAGTGACCGCGAGAAGCTAATCATCCGTCGATTACGGGAGTTCTACACCATCGACCGGGATATCCGAGAAGCGGAAGAGTGGGCAAGAGGCGATAACCTTCCGTTTGAACCATCTATCACAGCTTCGGCGCCGAGAGATGACGATCCAATAGTGAGACGTATTCTACAACACGATGTACTGCCTCCGGAGGCCCAAAAAGTCGTCAATAGCGTTCAAACGTATGTGTCACCAGATGAATTCCACTACGCCGCTACATACAGAGTGACACGACGATTAGAACGGATTGAGCCAGTGACGTGGGAGCATGAGGAACATATTGAGATGGTGCTGAAACTGTTGAAAGAACGATACGGTGAACCAGAAGAGTACCTAGAGCTAACAGAGACGGAGCGGCTTGCAATTAAGCGCGAGGCTTACATCATGGATGCGCGGGAACGGTTGCCTATCCTTCGTGAGCGGAAACGAATCATCAAACAGGCCATGGATGACTTGGAGATGTACTACCCAGAGTGGTGGACCATTCTACACTACAAGTACGTGCTGAGAAAACACTGGAAGACGGTTTGTAAGGTGGCTGCAAGAGATGGTGTACCTCTTACGGACGAGGAATACCGATTAAGTCGAAAAAAGGCGTTACATCAGTTTGATAAGTGGGCTGTCGGACTAAGGTAATAGAAAGCATAAGGGCATAGATCAATCTGGAGTGCTGAAATAGGAAGGATATTGTAGATATAAAGTCGAATTTTCATTATCAGGCGTAGGTGCATAGGGGATGAAATTGATTTTCACTGTGTTTATGCGGTGATGTTCTTCAAGGTTACCTATATTTCCTTGTTCGACGTGTCCTTATATCGTCGTATGTGGTCTCGGCCATGCAAGGTAGAATTAAAATCCCCTATGTACCTCGCGTTTTTTGCGTGCACTGGAGGTACATATGAACACCGAGCTTACTACGCCTGCGGATCAGCTAAAAAATAAGTTTTTCTCTCTACAAGAGCCATCTGATGTGGCCGACATGCTTGAAGTCCCTTATAAAGTGCTAATGTATATTGTTTATCGTAAGCCATTACACTTGCAATATAAACGTTTTGAAATTAAGAAACGCCTTGGGGGAGAAAGGGTAATTACCGCTCCCAGGTCCTCGATAAAAATTTTACAGCAAAAATTGAACTATGTATTGAGGCTAATATACAGGCCTAAAGCTTGTGTTCATGGATATGTTAACGGGCGAGATATTCGGTCGAATGCACGTATACATGCGAATAAGCGGTGGGTTTATAATGTAGACCTGTTGAATTTCTTTCCGTCAATCAATTTTGGTCGTGTTCGTGGCATGTTTATGAAGTATTTTGATTTACCCGATGCATGCGCAACTGTCTTAGCGCAAATATGTTGTTATAACAACGAGCTTCCGCAGGGCGCCCCCACATCCCCTATTATCTCAAACATGATTTGTGCGGTTCTTGATCGTGATTTAATGTATTTGGCCAAGTCATCGTCGTGTAGTTATACTCGTTACGCGGATGACATTGTATTCTCAACCACGAAGAAAAACTTTCCCCATCATATAACGAGTGAAATTCAGCGAATTGTTGAACAGAACGGATTCTCAATAAACCCGAAAAAGGTCCGACTGAGTCAGTACTTTCAACGCCAAGAGGTTACGGGGCTTACGGTGAATAAGTTTCCGAATGTAAGACGTCAGTTCATAAAAGAAGTGCGAGCTGTTCTTAATGTTTGGGAGAAGTATGGACCGGAGGAAGCTCAACAATTTTATCGAACAAAGTATGGAATTGAAAATCGTAATCCTGTAAACGATTTCTGGAACTTAGAAAACACAATGAAAGGAAAAATAAATTACATTAGAATGGTAAGGGGCGAGTCTAATTCCATATATCAAAAGCTAGCGGATAGATACAACAAATTGGTTGGGAGTGGCTTCCCTGTTTACAATCGTTCGATACTCGAAGCAGTTTCTCCATCACTTTGGGTATTAGAGTCTGATGAGGAACTTGAACAGGGTACGGGCTTCATGTTAAACGGGGTTGGTCTTGTCACGTGTGCACATGTTGTTAAAAAGGATACGGTAGCATACCGCACTTGTGATACATCAAAGAAGTATAGTGTCAAGACTTCTAGGATCCACCCACTCCGAGACTTTGCAATATTGTCCATTGACTATGACGACTGCATTGGATTGGAACCGAGTTTTGATGAAGGAATCGAAATAGGTAAAAATATTATCCTTGTTGGTTATCCGAATTATCAGGTTGGTGATACCCCGTACATACAGAACGGTGCAATAACGATGGAGCGAAAGGTGAGGTCTTCTGGTATTGAGCAGAAGAGGTTTATGATCAGCGCATCTATTATATACGGAAACAGCGGTGGCCCAGTTCTTAACGAAAGTGGAAAAGTAATTGGAATCGCTGTAACTGGTCAACCCAGTTTAGTGACACCGAGTCACTCTGATCGTACGGAGAAACATGGTGTGATTCCCATAGGAGATATTCTTATTCCAGTACCGGATTGAGGTGGGGTTTCTCAATAACAACAGTTAAACAACAGCAGATCAACAGTATATGGGTAAAAAACCCGTGTAATATGGTACTTGGGAACTCTAACGGAAGACGCTTGCTAACCCGCAGGCGTCTTTTTCGTTGTTCCAGTCGCCAAGGAGGTGATGCCTTGGTGCTCGAACGGAAGAACACGCTGGGTCCCGTTCCCGGCGTTGATTTCGCGACAGTGGATGTTCAAGGTCGCCACAAGGAATGTCGAGAAACCGACGCTGGGAGCGAGTCGTGGTCTAAAGGTCACCCTAAAGCGCTTGGTACGAGTCTGTCGGTGAAGACTCTTCATTTGTTGAACGTGTTGGCATCTGTTGCATACTCTCTAGGCGTAACAGTCTGCGTTCAAGGCTTTCCAGCCTACGCTCGTGTTGCTCTAAGCGCTCGTCGTATGGCGTCTGATACGCTGCCTGCTGTGCGGCATACCCGGGATATTGCTGTGAGTACGATGGATAGTATTGATATGCTTGTTGCTGCGGGTAAACATATGGCTGTTGACCGTATGGTGTAGCCGCCTGCCGATGATGATCAAGCATTCTTTTGTTCTCCTCCTAGATAGTGGTTTCTATACGCCTAAACATATGTACTTCAGGGCAAATGCCGGTAGGTATAACAGCCTATTCTTCTCGTCAAAGTAAACACGTATGATGAATGACTTACTTACTTTGGTTTTAGGGTGAGTAATATACAGCATCTTCTCGCGAGGAGGTGCTTGAATGTTCGGTGGATACACACAGTGGGCGGTCGTGTTTCTAATCATCTTCGTACTGTTCATTTTAATCGTTCCTGCAACTGGTTATGGTGGCGGAGCAGGAGCTCACGGTGCGTGCTGAGTTTCAAAAATCATGCTGTTCCTAGGTCACACTTCGGTGTGGCCATTTTGGTGTACAAGCCCAAATGTAAATCCCGCGAGCACGTAGCAGAAACATTGAGCTCAAAGTGGACTCGCGAGCAAACCATATAAAACTGTTTTAGGGTGGTGGTGTCATGAAACCATGCTGGGTATGCAATTACAACGTAAAGCCCAATACACGACCAATCAATTGCACTTTGTGTCATGGGAGAGTAGTAACACCATCCGACGAACAGGTGAAGAGGTTGGAACAGCGTGAGCGGGATCGCAAGAACTGGGAAACGATGATGAGCTCCCGAGACACGTTCGAGAAACGCGGGGGCAAGGTCAAGCAGAGACGTCGAGGTCGAGGATAGCGGGGGATGACACTTGGATCTGTCCGCCGAGTTTCATCCTGTCCCGAAGCCGAGCAAAGCCTCCAAGCAAAAACGGCCATATAAGAAGTGTCGCAGTGAGCGAGCAAAGTCGAAGGAGTTTCCGCCAAAGGTAAAGCACGTTGTGCGGGAGCGGTCCAATGGATTGTGCGAGCGCTGCAAATGCCGCCGATTAATGCATTTCCACCACTGTCACTTTCGGAGCGAAGGAGCCATCTGTACGAACGACCTCAGCAACTGTCTCGGACTCTGCGATCGCTGTCATTTATGGGACGATGACAGTGCCCATAAGAGTCGCGAGACACGGCTCTGGTGCATTGCAGAGGCGAAACGTCTGGCGAGGCTAACGGCCTCCTAAAGTGGCTAGAAGGCTCAGATTAGCATGGAACGAATAAGCGGGGGGTGAACAAACGTTGATGAGCGACGGAACGGGAAAACAAAGCAGTTAAGACGAGCCATCGAATAGGAGGAAATAACCCCGAAACCGCAGAATTTGTTAGCGGGAGGGTGAATGGTGACATTTGACTATTCGAAAGTGTTTGAGCCAATGAGGCATGAGATATACTTGGCACTTGCCTATTTAATTGGCATGTTTGTAGCGGCCTTACTAGTTGGATTTATTTTGAGTAGGGCGTTGCCTAAAAGTATTCGAAAAGGCGTTCAGAAATTTATAAGCCTTGTGTGTTTTCTAGGAGGGCTTTGGTACTTCTTGAGTCACATTAATGCAATCCTTCATGTTTAGATTACGTCCCGCAATGGCGGGATTTTTTATTTTCTGAGCGTAGCCTAGGACGGTCACCCTTTCGCGAATGTTT
This is a stretch of genomic DNA from Alicyclobacillus dauci. It encodes these proteins:
- a CDS encoding reverse transcriptase domain-containing protein; amino-acid sequence: MNTELTTPADQLKNKFFSLQEPSDVADMLEVPYKVLMYIVYRKPLHLQYKRFEIKKRLGGERVITAPRSSIKILQQKLNYVLRLIYRPKACVHGYVNGRDIRSNARIHANKRWVYNVDLLNFFPSINFGRVRGMFMKYFDLPDACATVLAQICCYNNELPQGAPTSPIISNMICAVLDRDLMYLAKSSSCSYTRYADDIVFSTTKKNFPHHITSEIQRIVEQNGFSINPKKVRLSQYFQRQEVTGLTVNKFPNVRRQFIKEVRAVLNVWEKYGPEEAQQFYRTKYGIENRNPVNDFWNLENTMKGKINYIRMVRGESNSIYQKLADRYNKLVGSGFPVYNRSILEAVSPSLWVLESDEELEQGTGFMLNGVGLVTCAHVVKKDTVAYRTCDTSKKYSVKTSRIHPLRDFAILSIDYDDCIGLEPSFDEGIEIGKNIILVGYPNYQVGDTPYIQNGAITMERKVRSSGIEQKRFMISASIIYGNSGGPVLNESGKVIGIAVTGQPSLVTPSHSDRTEKHGVIPIGDILIPVPD
- a CDS encoding YmaF family protein; the protein is MARKKDPVNRVRHIMSGVTSTNKNHAHLFENVSDVVIFKPGTHMHTFHGITTTQNGHRHTYSGTTGPAINGTGPHGGGPRHFHRFTIMFNSANGHTHRVTGTTTVNRFIGNSRP
- a CDS encoding J domain-containing protein; its protein translation is MSDGRRKQYAGPEFYERKLELVMERFGVKKDDCEWNWDRFGGWVQFRLKGELYRFEHSVEKAKAKGNKLTYGSDAFAQIVLTLEDLARMQERGIYELTTWIAGLKFLPPVVEVPTFFRQMGFTDLPASTDDVRERYRTLAKQLHPDAGGNAEDFQNLQKAAEQAVKWFGERG